A stretch of Elgaria multicarinata webbii isolate HBS135686 ecotype San Diego chromosome 5, rElgMul1.1.pri, whole genome shotgun sequence DNA encodes these proteins:
- the EIF2S3 gene encoding eukaryotic translation initiation factor 2 subunit 3 has product MAGDEAGVTLGQPHLSRQDLSTLDVTKLTPLSPEVISRQATINIGTIGHVAHGKSTVVKAISGVHTVRFKNELERNITIKLGYANAKIYKLDDPSCSRPECYRSCGSSTPDEFPTDISGTKGNFKLIRHVSFVDCPGHDILMATMLNGAAVMDAALLLIAGNESCPQPQTSEHLAAIEIMKLKHILILQNKIDLVKESQAKEQYEQILAFVQGTVAEGAPIIPISAQLKYNIEVVCEYIVKKIPVPLRDFTSEPRLIVIRSFDVNKPGCEVDDLKGGVAGGSILKGVLKVGQELEVRPGIVSKDSEGKLMCKPIFSKIVSLFAEHNDLQYAVPGGLIGVGTKIDPTLCRADRMVGQVLGAVGALPEIFTELEISYFLLRRLLGVRTEGDKKAAKVQKLSKNEVLMVNIGSLSTGGRVSAVKADLGKIVLTNPVCTEVGEKIALSRRVEKHWRLIGWGQIRRGVTIKPTVDDD; this is encoded by the exons ATGGCGGGGGACGAAGCGGGAGTGACACTGGGGCAGCCGCACCTCTCCCGGCAGGACCTGAGTACCTTG GATGTTACTAAGTTGACACCTCTGTCACCAGAAGTCATCAGCAGACAAGCTACAATTAATATAG GTACAATTGGCCATGTAGCTCATGGAAAGTCAACAGTAGTAAAAGCTATTTCTGGAGTTCATACTGTCAGAttcaaaaatgaactggaaaGAAATATCACTATCAAGTTGGGTTATGCCAATGCTAAG ATATACAAACTTGATGATCCAAGTTGTTCTCGACCAGAGTGTTACCGATCCTGTGGCAGCAGTACACCTGATGAATTCCCTACAGATATTTCTGGGACCAAAGGGAATTTTAAACTAATCAG GCATGTCTCCTTTGTGGATTGTCCTGGCCATGATATCTTGATGGCTACTATGTTGAACGGAGCAGCTGTAATGGATGCAGCTCTGCTGTTAATAG CTGGCAACGAGTCATGTCCTCAGCCGCAGACTTCAGAACACTTAGCTGCTATAGAAATTATGAAACTGAAACACATTCTAATTCTACAGAATAAGATTGATTTGGTAAAAGAGAGCCAAGCCAAGGAGCAGTATGAGCAAATTCTAGCATTTGTGCAAG gAACAGTTGCAGAAGGAGCTCCAATTATTCCAATCTCAGCACAGCTGAAATACAACATTGAAGTTGTTTGCGAGTATATAGTAAAGAAAATTCCAGTGCCCTTAAGAGACTTCACGTCAGAACCAAGGCTTATTG TTATTAGATCTTTTGATGTCAACAAGCCTGGATGTGAAGTTGATGACCTGAAGGGAGGTGTAGCTGGTGGTAGTATTCTAAAAGGTGTATTaaag GTAGGCCAGGAGCTGGAGGTGAGACCTGGCATTGTCTCAAAGGACAGCGAAGGAAAACTTATGTGCAAGCCCATCTTCTCCAAAATTGTATCACTCTTTGCAGAACACAATGATCTGCAGTATGCTGTACCAGGAGGCCTTATTG GTGTTGGTACCAAGATTGATCCAACTTTGTGCCGAGCTGATCGAATGGTGGGGCAAGTTCTTGGTGCAGTTGGGGCACTACCTGAAATATTCACAGAACTTGAAATTTCCTACTTCTTGTTGAGGCGACTACTAGGTGTCCGCACTGAAGGAGACAAGAAGGCTGCAAAG GTGCAAAAACTATCCAAAAATGAAGTCCTAATGGTAAACATAGGATCACTGTCTACTGGGGGACGGGTCAGTGCAGTGAAAGCTGATCTGGGGAAAATAGTGCTAACTAATCCTGTGTGCACTGAAGTAGGAGAAAAAATTGCCCTTAGTCGAAGAGTTGAGAAACACTGGCG TTTAATTGGCTGGGGACAGATTAGAAGAGGAGTGACAATCAAGCCTACAGTAGATGATGACTGA